The following coding sequences are from one Epinephelus fuscoguttatus linkage group LG7, E.fuscoguttatus.final_Chr_v1 window:
- the LOC125892223 gene encoding uncharacterized protein LOC125892223: MSQKVLFIKLLLLLLHYTTQSQFEINADCNTDVSVKCPGVDLGKKDFISLAWYKFNNSEKVGIIRKGKQNSIQDYDFPRSPKPEFGEQYSLFLARATPKDSGIYECDISANVGGQNLNLKVNLTVQACVIQTDLTTVSTMTTVLNTSQLNLPCSSQGEDLPVMWSILGYVAVGLAKIIFSLISIRVIQAVRMRSSRRRRHRW, encoded by the exons ATGTCCCAGAAGGTTCTGTTCATTAA gctgctgctgctgctgctgcattacACAACCCAGAGTCAGTTTGAAATTAATGCAGACTGCAATACAGATGTTTCAGTGAAGTGCCCAGGTGTTGACTTGGGCAAAAAGGATTTCATCTCTTTGGCATGGTACAAG TTCAACAACAGTGAAAAAGTTGGCATCATCAGGAAGGGTAAACAGAACAGCATACAGGACTACGACTTCCCTCGATCACCCAAACCTGAGTTTGGGGAACAATACAGTCTGTTCCTTGCCCGGGCTACACCTAAAGACTCGGGCATCTATGAGTGTGACATCAGTGCAAATGTAGGGGGTCAAAATCTGAATCTCAAAGTCAACCTAACAGTTCAAG CATGTGTGATCCAGACTGACCTGACGACAGTGTCAACAATGACAACTGTGTTGAACACAAGTCAGCTCAACCTGCCCTGCAGCAGTCAAGGGGAGGACCTGCCAGTCATGTGGAGCATCCTAGGCTATGTGGCAGTAGGCCTCGCCAAAATCATTTTTTCTCTGATCAGCATTCGG GTTATTCAAGCTGTCCGTATGAGGTCTTCAAGACGACGGCGGCATAGGTGGTGA